In Bacteroidota bacterium, the DNA window TTGCGCACAGCGCGGCGTGTTCCGCCCGGCGCTGATGACGACTTCGGCTATTTTTCCAACGACTCCCTCATCTCGCAGTTCAACTCGTTTACTCTGTACGTCAGGCTCGGGGCTCTGCTCATCAGTTCCATTGCGCTTCTTGCCGCCGGGGTCGGCATCATGAATATCATGTTAGTTTCGGTGACGGAACGGACGAGGGAGATCGGCATCCGGAAAGCGGTCGGCGCGCAGAAGAAGGATATTCTCGCCCAGTTCATTGTCGAGGCGATTATTCTCTGTGAGATAGGCGGCGTTTTAGGCGTGCTGCTTGGTATTCTTGCAGGCAACGGCATCGGGTGGTGGCTGGAATGGCCCGCCGTGATTCCCTGGGATTGGGCGATGGTCGGGCTGATTGTGTGTTCCCTTGTCGGAATGGTGTTCGGCGTCTATCCTGCATGGAAAGCTTCGACGCTTGATCCGATTGAAGCGCTCAGGTATGAATGATGTCAAGAATGTCAAATCTCTTCATCCCCGAAGGTCCCTGTCTGATTCTCAGGCACTTTTTGTTTAGATTGGACAAGTTCATGATCCAATTTCCTTGAGTTTGCTGAAGATGATATTTGAGAAGACGAGCGTGGTGGTTGTGGCGCTGGCCGCGTCTTCTGCTCTTGCCTTCTCTCAATCTGATCGAAAAGCCAATCCCAACAGTCCCGTCTTCAAGCACTACCGTCCTCCTACAACAGCCCCGATTCTCGAACAATCCGATGCAACATATCAAATGTGGCAGGGGTTTCAGGTGATGCAGAAGGCAAATGCCGGCGATGCCGTTTCGCAGTTCGAGTTGAGTATCAGATATCTGACGGGCAGAGGTTTCAAGGCCGACACGACAAAAGCAGCATACTGGTCGCAACGGGCCGCCGACCGGAACCATCTGCTTGCACGCTACAATTTAGGCATCTTCAAATTCAACGGCTGGGGAACGGAATGGAATCCGTTTGAAGCGTACCGCGATTTCCGGTTTGCTGCAGAACGGAATTTGCCTGAAGCGCAGTTTGTGCTTGCTCAGTTCTTTACGGAGAACCTTGTTGTGGCGCAGGATTGGAACGAGGCCTATCGATGGGTAAAGCTCGCCGCCGATTCGGGCTACGCTCCGGCGAAAGAATCGTTGAAGGAATTCGAGAAACGCGGCATCCGCCCGCCTGCCGACTCGGCGAACAGGCAAACATCCGACGGAACGGTAACGCAACGAACATCATCCTCCGGAGGCATTCAGCTTCAATTTCTCAATTTCTCGCAAGACACAATTAAAGCCCCGAGCGACTCCGTGTTGTTTGAAGACGCTGTCAAGGCGGCTATGTTGAGTAACGACAAGTCGGTACAGAGAATATTCGGTTCACTAAACGGAGGCGCGAACCGGTTCGAGTTGGATACGGCGGCCTTTCGCTTGCTGGAACAGTCGGCGGAAGCGGGAAGCCCCGAGGCGTTGACGCTTCTTGCGCGTTCGTATGATCGCGGCGTTCACGCTCACAAAGATATCATCCGGGCGGCATTCTTCTACATTCGAGCAATCAGGCTTGACTCGCCGCGTTCGTCCCGGCTTCTCTTTGATCTTATTCAAAGGAGGGAGTTTTTCGATCTCCTGCGGCAGCGCGTGAACCGCAATGATGCCGAGGCATTGTACGTGTGGGCATGTCTCATTGCCTTGGGCTACGACCGTCAACTCACGGAGGCGCAGGCGTTCCAGATGCTTGAACGCGCTGTGGCACAAAATCATTCGCAGGCCATGATCGAGTTAGGATTGTGCTACTACTCCGGGCGATGGACGAGCCGCGATGAATCGAAAGCGGACGAAATGTGGCGAAGAGCCGCCCGACTCGGAAATGCCGAGGCAACTGTACGGCGTGCGGTAATGAATATCAGATCAGGGAGTGATGATCTCGCGACATCAATTCCAATCCTATCAAACGTCGCGGCGTCCGGTTCGGTGCTTGCGGAAGTGGCACTCGGATATTGCTTTGAGACGGGAACCGGGGTTACGAAGAGTGTGTCGGAAGCTGCTCGACTTTACAGAAGCAGCGCCCAACGGGGAAGCCAGGATGCGTACCGTGCGTTATATCGTCTGCATGATGCAATTCGTCCGCAGGGTAACGAATTTGTTATTCGTGATTGAAACGGGTTACTGCTTTCCGTCGAGCAGTTCACGCAGCTTTGCCGTAAGTTCAGCGGCAAAGTAGGGCTTCTGCACAAATTCCTTCACGCCGCCTTCCATCATCTCATCCTTCGCAGAATGATCAAGATAGCCTGTGGCGACAACCACCTTCAACTCCGGATTGATAGCAAGCATTTGCCGGCAAGCCTCCCATCCGCTTAACAGCGGCAGTCCGAGATCACTCAACACCAGTCGGATTTCCTGCTGATGTATCTTATACGTCTCAACTGCTGTCCTGCCATCCCTCGCGGTGAGAACCCGGTACCCTGTTGACTCAAGCAGCGACTGCACAAGCTCAAGCAACATTGGTTCGTCTTCAACGAGGAGGATGGTTTCTGCCCCGTCCGGCGTTTCAGGAGTATGTTGTTCGACCATAATGTCATGAAGTAGTTTGAGACACCCGAAAGTATAGCAAGAACCGTTCATGCGTTTCGTGCTCGAACGCAACATGTTTTTGTACAATACGGCAGTAAAACAGCAAAACCCGGTCTTGCAGGGGAGATGTGAACTGAAAGGGGAGATGCGCAGCGTTACCAAAAACAATCGGGCGCCGCCTAAAGCAGTCAACAGGCCGACGCCCGATAGTGATTCGTGGCCTTGTCAGGCCTTCATTCGCTTTCCTTTTTCCTCAAACGTGAAGAGGAAACCGCAGATTTTTCCCGGATCGATTTCGGAAAGGTTGTTCCAGTAATCCCGGTTGTGCATCGTACGCGAGCTGGTTTCCTCCGCGGGAAGGTTCTCGACTTCGGCGATGATTTCCTTGAACCGCTTGCGCCACAGTTCCATATTCTTCACGCGCAAATCCACCCACCCGTCGTGTGCCCAGTGATCGATGTTCTTTGCGTTGAGCGGAAGTTCATTCTCGCCGCGGTACGGCGGAATCTTCATCAGCGGGCCGCGCAACAACGACTTGCCATCGGGCATGAGAATCGGTATTCCGATGGAAATAATCTGCGAACGCAGCTGCGCGTCGTCGGTGATAAGTGTTGTGAGGGATTTACTCAGCGATGCTGCATCCGTTCGCGCAACCGTCCGCATGTTGATGAAACAGCGTTTCAAGAGATATGCTTCGTAAAGAAGTTTCGAGAGGCGGGGCGGGCCTAACATCTCAAATGCAACACTGTCGGTGCCGTGACGTTCCTCCAGTTTCTGCATTGTTTTCATCGCGCTATTGAACATGTAACCGGCGCGATACGTGGGGGAGAGTGTTGCATTGTCGAGAGCGTTGATGATATCATGCCCCGTATTGCCGGCGCGTACTTCAAACACAACGCTCTCAGCAATCTCTTCCGGCGTGACGAACTCCATCTGGCCGGGTGTGGAGATCGCCTCAAATTCCCCGCGTGAGAAAATCCCGTTCTCACCCGTATCAATGAACACGGACTTGAGGGTCGAGCCGGTTTTCCGGGCTGTGCTGTTTCCTTGCAGGCGCAGTTTGCCGGCCAGCTTCACCGCGGATTCCGGCGGACAATCAACCAACTCAATCGCCTTTCCGCGCTTCCGGATTTCTCCAAAGCCTATTCTCTTCCACGCGATGGCAGCAGTCGGTTTCACTTCTTTTGTAATGGGCGCATCGGGCGTTCTTCCCATCAAAAAAAGAAGCAACGTATGCGCTCCGGCGACGGAGGATTTGGAGAGTAGGACGCGTGAAGGCCGCTCCTCGCTATGCGTGTACGGGATGTTCAATCCCATTCCGCCTGTTCCGCTTGTACCGATCTTCACATAAATCTTTGTCTTTGCCTCGCTCATCGAGCGGTACATCAGCTGCACATGCCGGATGAGTTGCGGGATGTACAGCGTTGCAAGCAACTTCTCGGTTGCGAGGGCGAGAGACTCCACACCTTCCGATTTGTTGCGGTTGTTCTTTGCCGAGCGAATGGTCTGCATGACGGTGCGTGAAACCTGGAAAATATCCTGGTATGCAATACCCGTTGCTGAATTCACGCAATCGACAACAATGTCAGGTTTGTATTGTTGCATGAGGCGATACAGACTGGAGCGCTGCAACACCTGCGGTGTCATGTCGTCGATAATATCCTCGATAACCATCGAGCGATACTTGTCAGTGGCAAGAATGTCCTCACGTGCCATGTCTTTCAGTTGATGGCGAACGAAGATGTTTCCCCACCACGGAACGAAGAAGTTCTTGCCCGCGCGAGGATAGTCGTGTTTGAGTTGCTCGACCGCCTCTATCGCCTCGCTTTTTGCGAGAGATGTCACGATCATGCGTTTTGGCTGGTGTTCCATGAACTTGCGGCAGATTGCCGAGCCGACGAGGCCCCATCCGCCGATGATGAGAACGGTTTTTCCTTTGATATCCATGTCAGACTTTCAGAATAAGTTTTCGATTCCAGGGGAATGATTGGTAAGAACGGAGAGAAGATGCTGAAGTAATTTACGGGATGGGGCGGGAAGAAGCAACCGCTGTGGCAGACTCGACTAACTACTCATTCCAAGGGTCTACCGTCGGAACACCGGTGCGTTCAATATCAGTGTTGTTGCGGGTAACAACCTTGAGACCGTGTACTTCTGCTGTTGCGGCAAGCAACGCGTCGATCGTCGGGACAGGTTCGCCTTTCTTTTCAGCTTCTCCTTGTATCTTTCCCCATGCAACCGCAACACGAACATCAACGTCGAGAATCCTTCCTTCAAATCGCTGCTGCACATCATGGTCAAACCATTGCATGATGCGTTTCTTCTTTCGTGATGTCGGGAGCTTCGTTATCCCCTTCTCAATCTCGCCGAGCGTGAGAACACTGAGGAAGAAAGTTTGCTCATCATGCGTGTCAAGCCATTCGATGACAGCGGGATGGGGTTTCGGTTTGGTCAATTCTGAAATGACGCAGGTATCGAGCAGGAACATTAGAACCTCACCGGACGATCCTTATCCTTTGAACGTTGGAGGTCTAATTGTATTCCGTGTAGCGGAGAGCGCCGGAAGAACTCGACGAGACTCTCCCCAGGCTTCTCCGCCTGTTTATAGTCCGATGCGGAAAGAACAACGACGGCCGGGCGACCATGTTTGGTTACGTATTGCGGGCCATGACGCATTGCCCGATCAATCAGTCGGCTGAACTGTGCCTTTGCCTGCTGTATTTGCCAGTAGTTGCTCACGGGAGGTCTCCCTAAATTCTGACTATTCTGACCACAATATAAGAAGGGAGGGTGACCGAAGCAAGCAGCGGATAAGATTGATATGAGGAAGGGAATGGCCCTCACTGTTACGGTACATGAGAGCCATTGCTCGATCAGATTGTATGCAACCCGGTACCCCCGAATGTCACGGGCACGGCGCGCTGATGTTGTTGGTGACCGTCGTCTGCCCGATGATAGTGTTATTCTGTCCGAAGTCGTTGATGGTGATTCCCTGGTGGGAACCGACAACCACCTTGTTGTCAAAGCTGGTCGGTGTGAAAAATCCGAAGAGACACGTACCACCCAGCAGTTCAATGTCGTACGCGCCATTGCCGGAGCCGCCATTATTGACAAGGAGATTTTTGTTCGCTCCATCAATCACAAGGAACCCTGCGTAGAAATTGTTTGACGCCGTGTTCCCTTGCACAAAACTCTTCGTGCCGCTCACAAGTGACCCGACAATCGCGCCGCTCGGCAACTGAAACAGTCCGTCGGGAACGCAGCACAGAATCATGCCAACGAAGTTATCATGCAGATTGTTATGCAGAAAGGTATTGTCGGCATCAGACAGAAATGCACCCAGCACACCGCCCGTAAACTCGTTGTCCGCCCACGTGACTCCCTTGCCGTTGAGGTTGATGATGCCATCCGCTTCAGGGATGACAGCGGTTTGCCACGCTGTGCTGGCGTGTACCTCGTTGCCAAAGATTGTCGAGTTATTTCCGTTCTGAAGCAGAACTGACCACTGGAACTCATTGAACGAGTTGGAGCCGATGGATGTCCGGGGGGAGTTCTCCACGACAATGGCGGTTCCGCCAATGGTGCCAACCGGCACGAAGTCGATATTCCAGATCTTCACGCGGTCTGCATTGAAGATATGCAGCCCGGCATCGACAACCCACGGCTCGGCGGGCGACGTAACGGGGTCGGTATTCAGCTTGAGAACTGCTCCATTCTCGCCGATGATGGTAATGCCGCGTTGCGTTACGGTGACCATGGAATTCTCGGTGTGAACCCCGGCGGCAAGAATCACCTTGCCGTTGTTGCCGGCGGCAATCACCGCAGCTTGAAGTGCATCGACTGATCCGGCAGGGATAACTACAGGCGGCGCGTCGCTTTGGCCGAGGATGGTACTTACTCCGCGGTCGGGCAATGCGGCAAGGCGGCGCAGCTCGGCAAGTTCATCGAGAATGTCCTGCCGGACAGTCGGAACAGTTTCGGGCTGTTCTGCTGAAGCAGGTGGCTGCTGCCGGTCGCTGCACCCGACGAGAGCCAAGGCTGCCACCATGAGCAACGCGGCAAGTGCGAAAAGAAATCGGTTGTGCTTCATAGCTACCTCCCTTTGTGTATGTATGAGAAAGAACGGCGATGGGGCACGCCGGTTGGGACGTTTGCCCAAAATCTATTTCAGCACGACGAGCTTCTTCAAATCCCGCTTGTTTCCGCTCTGAAGCGAGTACATATACACGCCGCTTGCAACCTTGCTTGCATCAAAATTTACGTGGTAAAATCTCCCCGGTTCTGCAACTCCATCAAATAATGTGGCAACGTGTTGGCCGAGAATGTTCCAAACGTCCAACTTTGTTTGCCATGTCTCCTTGACAGTGAACTTGATCGTCGTCGTCGGATTGAATGGGTTGGGGTAGTTCTGGAAGAGGACGAACTCTCTGGGACTTTCCGGGTTCTCCTCCACGTTCGTCAATATGTCGCGGTAGAATACTTGACGATTCCGAGTTATGGGTCCCTCATTAAATGCCCACCAAGTACCCGGCTCTGCATCTTCCTGCCACACGAGATTTACTTGTCCTGCAGCATTCCATTTTGAAATTGATGGATAGCGCTCATCAACCTGAGGGCTGTTTGTGAGATTTCGCGGAGTGGACCAACTGGCTCCGGCGTTTGAGGAAGTTACAATGAAGACGTCAGCATAGTTGAATCCAGAGGACGAGGTATCGCTCATGAATGCTATATACGCGACAACGATGTGCGAGCCGGACAAGCCAATTACGGGATAGCATACTGTGATATGATTTGTTTGTGGCCTGTTCAACGCTGTTACTACCCCCGGCGTATTACCTTTAGATGCCGCAGTAACGAACCCGGTCGCACGACTCCAGAACATGATGCGTGCGCTGTCCGGGCCAGTGGTATTGATTCTCCTCTCGTCAAAGACTACAAGCGGCTCATTCCCTTGATACACAACATCAGAGCCGACCCATACAGCCATTGAATCATTCCCCGCAATCCTGATTGGTGGATGGATCTGCAGAGCCGTGACAGGCCACGTGAGCCCATTGTCAGTTGATTCAAACCAGTAGAGCCCATTGTCAGCCGCATTCATCAACGAACCGACTCTGCCGGAACTGTTGGAAACAAGCACATTGCGTAAACTGCTTGCAGGTGTGTCCGGTGGGGTGACAGGACTGGACCATGTTTGAAGATCCGTCGTCCGAAACAGTTGTGCTTTGTTGATGCCAAAGTCAAAAGGTTCCATGATGATTGAACCATCAGAAGCGGAAGTAATCGCCGGGACCCTCAACAATGTCGAAGCAGGAGGAGGAACTTGGCTGAAACTATCCGGATGGACCACGTTTCCGACAAAAGCAGAGACTCTCCGTGGAATGCCATACTGATTCGCTATGATAGGAACTCCCGCTAACGGACCTCGACCCAAATCAAGCGCGGGATAAAACGAGACATCTTGAGGCAAACGAAGGTTGGAAAAGTTGCTCCACGTAATGCCCGCATTTGTGCTCAGTGCGAAAGCAACACCATTTGTGTTAGCGTTTGTCGAATCATCCAGCACCATATACGTGACGTAAATTCGCCCGGAAGCGGAATCAACACGAATGTACTGGCATGCACCACCGTTGGTTTGATAGTCCGCGTATCCATCAAGCGACGTGTAGACACCAACCGTCGAGAGCGTGCCGCTGACGGCCGGGGGAGTCGCATTTGCAACGCTTCTGTAACCCCGGTAATCCTGCGCGTGCCCTCCTCCTTCCAATACGTGGCGGATCGGGCTCACCACTTCTTGAGAAAAACCGATAGCATTGAAAATCACCAGAGACGCAAAGAGAATCGTCCCCTTCTTGAGAGACGATGACGAATATGTTCTTCCGCTGCAAGCATATCTGTCTTCCATGTGGATTTCTCCTGATGAGATAGAACAGTTTGACTTGATTTTCGGATTTCTGAACCCCGTACCGCATTGACTCATGGTACGGCGGACGCACGTGACAATGAGGAATTACGCCCCGGGGAGCTTTTCCTGAACACGACCTGCAAAGCGCGGGAAACTGAAGGGCGTGCTTAGCCAAAGGTACTCCGCAGCCGGGCAAATCGCCACTGTTTCAATATGTCATTCCTTGTCATTCACCGGGAATGCCTGGCGTCAGTCGCTTGCTTTCTCAGCACCGTAAAGGGTATTTCAAACACCCGCCTCACCCACCGGTAAAACGCAAAATCCGAGGCAAAGCCGAGTTCATCGGCGAGTTCGTAGCCCAAGACATGATTCTTCGAAAGCTTCTGTCGGATGTATTCCGCCCGTTTCATGTCCACGAATTTCTTTTCCGTCATACTTTCCTGCACGCGAAATGCGCGCGCAAGGTTGCCCGGATCAACCCTGTATGTTGCGGCGATTTCCTTGAGGGATTTCCCCTCCTGCCAATGCGACTTGATATGCGCGATTGCCAGTCGGATTTGAGAGAATTGTCCGGATTTACGTTTGACCACACCTGACCCTTACGAGGTTTACAGGTATAGTCGCTGGAAGGTGGGATTTGTTACAAGGGAAAGGTAGGGCGCATGAGAGGCCCGGTTCGCCATCCATTATGGGTAGAGACGTTTCGGTGAAACGTCTCAAAGCGCGCAGAGGAGTTCTTGGGGCGGCGCCTCAAGGGTGCATGGGAGACGGGTCACCGACCCGTCTCTACTCCGGGAGATTCTCGGGATGGTTCTTCTCGATCTCCCACACGAGGGCGTTTTGTGCTATGTAGGTTCGAATTCGATGAAGGTCCTTATCATTCCGGATGATGTGGTCGTAGAATCTCTCTTGCCAGTCAAAGTCTGTGAATCCGGCCTTCCATATCCTCTTTGTGCAAACCGATTTGATTTGTCCAAT includes these proteins:
- a CDS encoding short-chain dehydrogenase gives rise to the protein MDIKGKTVLIIGGWGLVGSAICRKFMEHQPKRMIVTSLAKSEAIEAVEQLKHDYPRAGKNFFVPWWGNIFVRHQLKDMAREDILATDKYRSMVIEDIIDDMTPQVLQRSSLYRLMQQYKPDIVVDCVNSATGIAYQDIFQVSRTVMQTIRSAKNNRNKSEGVESLALATEKLLATLYIPQLIRHVQLMYRSMSEAKTKIYVKIGTSGTGGMGLNIPYTHSEERPSRVLLSKSSVAGAHTLLLFLMGRTPDAPITKEVKPTAAIAWKRIGFGEIRKRGKAIELVDCPPESAVKLAGKLRLQGNSTARKTGSTLKSVFIDTGENGIFSRGEFEAISTPGQMEFVTPEEIAESVVFEVRAGNTGHDIINALDNATLSPTYRAGYMFNSAMKTMQKLEERHGTDSVAFEMLGPPRLSKLLYEAYLLKRCFINMRTVARTDAASLSKSLTTLITDDAQLRSQIISIGIPILMPDGKSLLRGPLMKIPPYRGENELPLNAKNIDHWAHDGWVDLRVKNMELWRKRFKEIIAEVENLPAEETSSRTMHNRDYWNNLSEIDPGKICGFLFTFEEKGKRMKA
- a CDS encoding response regulator, which codes for MVEQHTPETPDGAETILLVEDEPMLLELVQSLLESTGYRVLTARDGRTAVETYKIHQQEIRLVLSDLGLPLLSGWEACRQMLAINPELKVVVATGYLDHSAKDEMMEGGVKEFVQKPYFAAELTAKLRELLDGKQ
- a CDS encoding type II toxin-antitoxin system Phd/YefM family antitoxin, which gives rise to MARTTLNCWVVRVSSDFSHRPALTTRWLSVPTRESPSTTSDRITLSSGRRRSPTTSARRARDIRGYRVAYNLIEQWLSCTVTVRAIPFLISILSAACFGHPPFLYCGQNSQNLGRPPVSNYWQIQQAKAQFSRLIDRAMRHGPQYVTKHGRPAVVVLSASDYKQAEKPGESLVEFFRRSPLHGIQLDLQRSKDKDRPVRF
- a CDS encoding helix-turn-helix transcriptional regulator, with amino-acid sequence MVKRKSGQFSQIRLAIAHIKSHWQEGKSLKEIAATYRVDPGNLARAFRVQESMTEKKFVDMKRAEYIRQKLSKNHVLGYELADELGFASDFAFYRWVRRVFEIPFTVLRKQATDARHSR
- a CDS encoding sel1 repeat family protein; this translates as MIFEKTSVVVVALAASSALAFSQSDRKANPNSPVFKHYRPPTTAPILEQSDATYQMWQGFQVMQKANAGDAVSQFELSIRYLTGRGFKADTTKAAYWSQRAADRNHLLARYNLGIFKFNGWGTEWNPFEAYRDFRFAAERNLPEAQFVLAQFFTENLVVAQDWNEAYRWVKLAADSGYAPAKESLKEFEKRGIRPPADSANRQTSDGTVTQRTSSSGGIQLQFLNFSQDTIKAPSDSVLFEDAVKAAMLSNDKSVQRIFGSLNGGANRFELDTAAFRLLEQSAEAGSPEALTLLARSYDRGVHAHKDIIRAAFFYIRAIRLDSPRSSRLLFDLIQRREFFDLLRQRVNRNDAEALYVWACLIALGYDRQLTEAQAFQMLERAVAQNHSQAMIELGLCYYSGRWTSRDESKADEMWRRAARLGNAEATVRRAVMNIRSGSDDLATSIPILSNVAASGSVLAEVALGYCFETGTGVTKSVSEAARLYRSSAQRGSQDAYRALYRLHDAIRPQGNEFVIRD
- a CDS encoding type II toxin-antitoxin system VapC family toxin; amino-acid sequence: MFLLDTCVISELTKPKPHPAVIEWLDTHDEQTFFLSVLTLGEIEKGITKLPTSRKKKRIMQWFDHDVQQRFEGRILDVDVRVAVAWGKIQGEAEKKGEPVPTIDALLAATAEVHGLKVVTRNNTDIERTGVPTVDPWNE
- a CDS encoding T9SS type A sorting domain-containing protein; translation: MEDRYACSGRTYSSSSLKKGTILFASLVIFNAIGFSQEVVSPIRHVLEGGGHAQDYRGYRSVANATPPAVSGTLSTVGVYTSLDGYADYQTNGGACQYIRVDSASGRIYVTYMVLDDSTNANTNGVAFALSTNAGITWSNFSNLRLPQDVSFYPALDLGRGPLAGVPIIANQYGIPRRVSAFVGNVVHPDSFSQVPPPASTLLRVPAITSASDGSIIMEPFDFGINKAQLFRTTDLQTWSSPVTPPDTPASSLRNVLVSNSSGRVGSLMNAADNGLYWFESTDNGLTWPVTALQIHPPIRIAGNDSMAVWVGSDVVYQGNEPLVVFDERRINTTGPDSARIMFWSRATGFVTAASKGNTPGVVTALNRPQTNHITVCYPVIGLSGSHIVVAYIAFMSDTSSSGFNYADVFIVTSSNAGASWSTPRNLTNSPQVDERYPSISKWNAAGQVNLVWQEDAEPGTWWAFNEGPITRNRQVFYRDILTNVEENPESPREFVLFQNYPNPFNPTTTIKFTVKETWQTKLDVWNILGQHVATLFDGVAEPGRFYHVNFDASKVASGVYMYSLQSGNKRDLKKLVVLK